A single window of Maylandia zebra isolate NMK-2024a linkage group LG2, Mzebra_GT3a, whole genome shotgun sequence DNA harbors:
- the dusp1 gene encoding dual specificity protein phosphatase 1, giving the protein MFLDLTFLPRRTTMVIMEVPTIDCASLRGLLEGEVLGCLVLDCRSFLSFNSSHISGSTNVRFSTIVRRRARGGLGLEHIVPNEDIRNRLLSGEYQSVVLLDDRSLDLSQVKKDGTMMLAATALCRHACGASVFILKGGFETFSTEYPEMCTKPSPPQGLSLPLSSNHPDSAGTNSSPCNTPLYDQGGPVEILPFLYLGSAYHASRKDMLDMLGITALINVSANCPNHFEDSFLYKSIPVEDNHKADISSFFNEAIEFIDSVRNKGGRVFVHCQAGISRSATICLAYLMRTNRVKLDEAFEFVKQRRSIISPNFSFMGQLLQFESQVLASSTCSSEAGSPAIGGSSTVFNFPVSIPVHTSAGQLSFLHSPITTSPSC; this is encoded by the exons ATGTTTTTGGATTTAACATTTCTCCCCCGCCGTACTACTATGGTCATAATGGAGGTTCCCACTATCGACTGCGCTTCCCTCCGTGGTTTGCTGGAGGGTGAAGTCCTGGGCTGCCTAGTGCTGGACTGTCGCTCTTTTCTATCCTTCAACTCCTCTCACATTTCGGGCTCCACCAACGTGCGCTTCAGCACCATAGTGCGCAGGAGGGCCAGGGGCGGTCTGGGACTTGAACACATCGTCCCCAACGAGGATATCAGGAACCGGCTCCTTTCCGGGGAGTACCAGTCCGTGGTACTGCTCGACGATCGCAGTTTGGACTTAAGCCAAGTGAAGAAAGACGGCACAATGATGCTTGCTGCTACAGCCCTGTGTCGTCACGCCTGCGGTGCCAgtgtttttattctgaaag GCGGATTTGAAACATTTTCTACAGAGTATCCAGAAATGTGTACCAAACCCTCCCCTCCACAGGGACTTAGTTTGCCTCTAAGCTCCAACCATCCTGACAGTGCTGGTACCAACAGTAGCCCTTGCAATACACCGCTATATGACCAG GGCGGTCCAGTGGAGATCTTGCCTTTCCTTTACCTTGGTAGTGCTTACCATGCCTCTAGAAAAGACATGCTGGACATGCTTGGCATCACCGCTCTAATCAATGTGTCTGCCAACTGCCCCAACCACTTTGAGGACTCCTTCCTCTACAAGAGCATCCCTGTCGAGGACAACCACAAAGCTGATATCAGCTCCTTTTTCAATGAGGCGATCGAATTTATCG ACTCTGTGAGAAACAAAGGAGGCCGGGTGTTTGTTCACTGTCAAGCCGGCATCTCCCGCTCCGCCACCATTTGCCTCGCCTACCTCATGCGGACCAACCGCGTGAAGCTGGACGAGGCCTTTGAGTTTGTCAAGCAGCGCCGCAGCATCATCTCCCCAAACTTCAGCTTCATGGGTCAGCTCCTGCAGTTCGAGTCCCAGGTCCTGGCCTCGTCGACGTGCTCGTCAGAGGCTGGCAGTCCAGCTATCGGCGGCAGCAGCACAGTATTCAACTTCCCCGTCTCCATCCCCGTGCACACTTCTGCCGGTCAGCTCTCATTCCTCCACAGTCCCATCACCACGTCTCCCAGCTGCTGA
- the ergic1 gene encoding endoplasmic reticulum-Golgi intermediate compartment protein 1: MTFDVRRFDIYRKVPKDLTQPTYTGAFISILCCVFILFLFLSELTGFIATEIVNELYVDDPDKDSGGKIEVSLNISLPNLHCDLVGLDIQDEMGRHEVGHIENSMKIPLNQGDGCRFEGEFSINKVPGNFHVSTHSATAQPQSPDMTHTIHKLAFGEKLQVQKVQGAFNALGGADKMSSNPLASHDYILKIVPTVYEDLSGRQRFSYQYTVANKEYVAYSHTGRIIPAIWFRYDLSPITVKYTERRQPLYRFITTICAIVGGTFTVAGIIDSCIFTASEAWKKIQIGKMS, encoded by the exons ATGACTTTCGATGTTAGGAG ATTTGATATCTACAGGAAAGTGCCAAAGGATCTCACCCAGCCAACATACACAGGAGCTTTCA TTTCCATCCTCTGCTGTGTCTTCAtactcttcctcttcctgtctGAGCTGACGGGATTCATAGCCACTGAAAT TGTAAATGAACTGTATGTGGATGATCCCGATAAAGACAGTGGTGGGAAGATAGAAGTGAGTTTAAACATCAGTTTGCCAAACTTACACTGTGATT TGGTGGGTTTGGACATCCAAGATGAGATGGGACGCCACGAGGTCGGTCACATAGAGAACTCCATGAAGATTCCCCTCAACCAGGGTGATGGTTGTCGCTTTGAGGGAGAGTTCAGCATCAACAAA GTACCGGGAAACTTCCACGTGTCGACACATAGTGCCACAGCACAGCCTCAAAGCCCTGACATGACCCACACCATCCACAAGCTTGCCTTTGGAGAAAAGCTCCAG GTACAGAAAGTCCAAGGAGCCTTTAATGCTTTAGGAGGGGCAGACAAGATGTCATCTAATC CTCTTGCTTCACATGACTACATATTGAAGATTGTACCAACAGTGTATGAAGACCTCTCAGGCAGACAGAGGTTCTCTTATCAGTACACAGTAGCCAATAAG GAATATGTTGCTTACAGCCACACAGGAAGAATTATCCCAGCGATCTGGTTCAGGTACGATCTCAGTCCGATCACAGTGAAGTACACGGAGCGGAGACAGCCCCTCTACCGCTTCATCACAACA attTGTGCCATCGTCGGAGGGACGTTCACAGTCGCGGGGATCATCGACTCCTGTATTTTCACTGCTTCTGAGGCCTGGAAGAAGATACAGATTGGCAAAATGTCATGA